In Asanoa sp. WMMD1127, one genomic interval encodes:
- a CDS encoding DUF58 domain-containing protein produces the protein MSGRAAATTVRQLAPEERLRRLELMVTRRLDGMLQGQYLGLLPGPGSEFAGSREYRPGEDEVRWMDWAVTARTNVPHVREVDADRELTTWVLVDGSASMDFGTAEVEKRELAVAAVAAVGFLTAGAGNRLGAHVLRRDGIRRVPPRTGRVHLQALLHDLLGADRDAADTVTTNLATAIEGLQRSAIHRGLAVVVSDFLDDDLGWERPLKLLAARHQVLAVEVTDPRELDLPDVGLITLVDPETGRRREVSTGNRKLRERYAAAAKEQRAAVAAALRRTGASHLPLRTDRDWVADIVHYVLHQRRRAAAAPARPRPAGGAG, from the coding sequence GTGAGCGGGCGCGCGGCCGCGACGACCGTGCGGCAGCTGGCGCCGGAGGAGCGGCTGCGCCGGCTCGAGCTGATGGTCACCCGCCGGCTCGACGGGATGTTGCAGGGCCAGTATCTCGGCCTGCTGCCGGGTCCTGGGTCGGAGTTCGCGGGGTCGCGGGAGTACCGGCCGGGTGAGGACGAGGTGCGCTGGATGGACTGGGCCGTCACGGCTCGGACCAATGTGCCGCACGTGCGGGAGGTCGACGCCGACCGGGAGCTGACCACCTGGGTGCTGGTCGACGGTTCGGCCAGTATGGACTTCGGCACCGCCGAGGTGGAGAAGCGGGAGTTGGCCGTTGCGGCCGTGGCGGCGGTCGGCTTCCTGACCGCCGGCGCCGGCAACCGGCTCGGCGCGCACGTGCTGCGGCGCGACGGCATCCGGCGGGTCCCGCCGCGCACCGGCCGCGTGCACCTCCAGGCCCTGCTGCACGACCTGCTCGGCGCCGACCGGGACGCGGCCGACACCGTGACGACCAACCTGGCCACCGCCATCGAGGGGCTGCAGCGTTCCGCGATCCACAGGGGACTGGCCGTGGTCGTATCCGACTTCCTCGACGACGACCTCGGTTGGGAACGACCGCTCAAGCTGCTCGCCGCGCGCCACCAGGTGCTGGCCGTCGAGGTGACCGACCCGCGCGAGCTCGACCTGCCGGACGTCGGCCTGATCACGCTCGTCGACCCGGAGACCGGCCGCCGGCGCGAGGTCTCGACGGGCAACCGCAAGCTGCGCGAGCGCTACGCGGCGGCCGCCAAGGAGCAGCGTGCGGCGGTGGCCGCCGCCCTGCGCCGCACCGGTGCCAGCCACCTTCCACTGCGGACGGATCGGGACTGGGTCGCCGACATCGTGCACTACGTGCTCCACCAGCGCCGGCGGGCCGCGGCCGCGCCGGCCCGCCCGCGGCCCGCCGGAGGTGCCGGGTGA
- a CDS encoding VWA domain-containing protein produces the protein MPDVAFLNPGRLWLLVGVAALAIAYAVMQRRRSRYAVRFTNLRLLDKVAPTRPAWRRHVPAALFLSMLALLVVGFARPTDEVRVPKERATVMIAVDVSASMLATDVHPDRLQAAKEAAREFADELPGHFNVGLVAFAGNATVVVPPNTDRDVFKAGVDRLSETTAGLGGTAIGEAITTSLDAIRSIDARADKDPPPARIVLLSDGANTSGRDPDEAAVEADTAGIPVDTISFGTTAGEIARRGGVAMSVPVDGETLRGVAEKTNGSYHEADSKEELRAVYADIGTSVGYVHERADVSARYIGLALILAMITALASMLWFSRIP, from the coding sequence GTGCCCGACGTCGCGTTCCTCAACCCCGGCCGGCTCTGGCTGCTGGTCGGCGTGGCCGCGCTCGCCATCGCGTACGCCGTCATGCAGCGGCGGCGCAGCCGCTATGCCGTGCGCTTCACCAACCTGCGGCTCCTCGACAAGGTCGCGCCGACCCGCCCGGCCTGGCGCCGGCACGTGCCGGCCGCGCTGTTCCTGTCGATGCTCGCGCTGCTGGTCGTCGGCTTCGCCCGCCCGACCGACGAGGTGCGGGTGCCCAAGGAACGCGCGACCGTGATGATCGCGGTCGACGTGTCGGCGTCCATGCTCGCCACCGACGTGCATCCCGACCGCCTGCAGGCGGCCAAGGAGGCGGCCCGCGAGTTCGCCGACGAGCTGCCCGGCCACTTCAACGTCGGCCTGGTCGCGTTCGCCGGCAACGCCACCGTGGTCGTGCCGCCCAACACCGACCGGGACGTGTTCAAGGCCGGCGTGGACCGGCTATCCGAGACCACGGCCGGCCTCGGCGGCACCGCGATCGGCGAGGCGATCACCACCTCGCTGGACGCGATCCGCAGCATCGACGCGCGCGCCGACAAGGACCCGCCGCCCGCCCGCATCGTGCTCCTCTCCGACGGGGCCAACACGTCCGGCCGCGACCCCGACGAGGCGGCCGTCGAGGCCGACACCGCGGGCATCCCGGTCGACACCATCTCCTTCGGCACCACCGCCGGCGAGATCGCCCGCCGCGGCGGCGTCGCGATGTCGGTGCCCGTCGACGGCGAGACGCTACGCGGCGTGGCCGAGAAGACCAACGGCAGCTACCACGAGGCCGACTCCAAAGAGGAACTGCGCGCGGTGTACGCCGACATCGGCACGTCGGTGGGCTACGTGCACGAGCGCGCGGACGTCTCGGCGCGCTACATCGGACTGGCGCTGATCCTGGCGATGATCACCGCGCTCGCGTCGATGCTCTGGTTCTCCAGGATCCCGTGA